In Clarias gariepinus isolate MV-2021 ecotype Netherlands chromosome 21, CGAR_prim_01v2, whole genome shotgun sequence, the sequence CTGAGGGCTCAGCAACAGCGGCAGAGGcagagggagagggaaagacAACAGAGGGAGGCAGAAAGAGCGGAGCAACAGCGTCTGGAGGACGAAGAGGATGACCACAGTGCCCTGGAACGCTCTGCCAGTACAGAGAGCGGCTTCCACAATCACACAGACCAGGCCGAGGGTGACGCTGTCATGGCGTTGGAGGCTGAACCTGAGGATGAGGGTATGTACGGTGTGGCACTGCGACCAGAGGCGGAAGAATATGCAGAGAGTGCGGAATCTGAGCAGCAGCCCCAGTACCCTCCTCAACCCCCTCCACTTCCCCACGAACCCCTGCAAAACATGGAGCGGCCCACCAGACTCGAGGCCGAGGCACTTAACCCCGGTTACTCCAACTATGTTTACGCCCAGCCTCGTGCTGAGGATCAGCCCTATTCCGAGCCCTATGCTGACTATGAAGTCCAGGAGCATGTCTATGAGGAGATTCCAGGAGCCACTGAAGGGGACACGCCTCAGCAGCGTCGTGCAGGACTCCGGCTCCTGGAACGTGATTCATACGGGCAGCAGGAGGCTGTGGGCTCCAGACTCCATCACTATGATGAGCGTTCAGATGGTGAATCCGACAGTCCTGAGAAGGAAGCTGAATTCGCGCCTTACCCACGCACCGACAGCTGTGAGCAGGATGAAGATGCTGAGCATGTCATGGATGAAGGGAAGGAGAGTTTGCGTTCACGCAGCCTGGAGCACCCTGCACCTGAACAGGGAAAAGACAGACACAAAGACGACGAGCAGACAGATGAAGGAAAGGATCTGGAGGCAGGGAACGAGGGAGGGAAAGGAGAGGATGGCAGATCCACCATGAGCAGCCCCTCTGAGGAGTCGGCTCAAGTCAGGAGCAGCAGGCAGAAGAGGGATGCCATCTCTCTGGCCATCAAGGACATCAAGGAGGCCATTGAAGAGGTGAAGAGCAGGACAGTGCGCTCACCGTACACGCCAGACGAGCCCAAAGAGCCCATCTGGGTGATGAGGCAAGACTTGAGCCCCAGCATGGAGTCGGACTTACAGCCACCACTAGGGGGAGATGTAAGTAAACAGTATGGTCATGATCAAGGTGCTTTTTTATTCCATGAAAGTGGAGTTGTATTTTTTGATAAGGGAGGTCAATTTATGGGTAAACCTAGGTcagttaatacatttttattactttatgcaGTATGAGATACAACCTTTGTGAGTTTTTGTatatgtatttactgtacatggttAATGACATCATTTTGATTAGAGATTCTATGTTAATTGTTTACATAGATGCTGAAAGCATTTAATCAGGATATAATTTTTCTGACATGCGCAAAACGGTTCTGCCTGCCGTAAAGCATTTTAGTCTCAAGAATTCAGTCTTATTTATGATTTGCTAAATGCTTTATTATGTGTGAAGAACAATGGAGTCATTCAGTCCCCCTTACTCAACCAGAGACCCAGTGGATGAAGGTCCAAAGTAAATACTTGTGGGAGAGAGTTGTTCTCATTGAGTTTCCTGGAATatcaggaataaaataaaaatttccttCCCCGGGCCTCAAGAGTATAAttattcaagcaaaaaaaaatgatcagatcaaatatttattaattatttaacagaTTATTAAACAGATTATCAAAGGTTTACACCCCCCTACCGGTTGTGTATTCCTTCTGATCAGGCCAGGTCAAACTGACAACAAACatctgctttattattattgcagtgATAAAGCAGATGTTTGTTGTCACTAGGATGGCACAGACGCccttcacctccagggtcgagggtttgattctcgcctctggtttgcatattctccctgtgcttagtgggtttcctctgggtgctctgcATGCAGGTTAGGCTCATTGGCGCGTGTACCCCACTTGGTGCCCTCTAGCCTGGGATAGGCAAATATGCAGATGAGAAAACACGCGTGGTCACAGATTTCCTTTAAGTATAATGTGCAGTCGTCCAGCGACCTCCTTTCCGTATGGTACTGTAGACCGGAGAGGGTTCCGagtgcttttgtgtttttccccgGTTTTCCATTTATCATGCGCCCGCTGCTGGGTGTGCAGTGGTGCGAACACGTCCCTGCACAAGAGAGTATTGCTCTGTGGACAAATCTCATGCCTGAGGAAAATACAAGGtggcttaaacacacacacactgcaccggCTTTACTTTCCTCAGTCAGCAGGACTTATCTGTATTCCGTTCTGGAAGCCTACGACTCGTGCACAACAGGGCTTGAGcgacgagagagagaggggagagaaagGTTATGATTAGTATTTCCATGTAGTCACAATGCAGTGTTGCACTCACCTTTGTCACTGTATAATATATTGTTGATCTAATAAACATCCTTTTGCTGTATGGAATTATTCTCCTACTTTACAGATGCTATTTAATTGTACCCCAGGCTGCTGATCATCCTGTGTCATCAAGAAAATTGATATCTTTCTCAGACACATAATAATCCTAAGATGTGTATTTAGGGTAATTTGTTTCGTTCTGTTTCCTGAATAAATCCACCACATTGTTGCACTGAATAAACAGCAGCTTCTGGTGGGTATAGCTGTAGTACAGTGTAGCATAGTGTAGTCATATCGTTTATCTGAATCTTATTCATCAGAACACATAATTGccgtttttgtgtgtgtttcgggAAGAGACGATATCTATCATAAATGAAGCATTTTTATGCACTAAATATATTCTGTCCGTCCCGGGGAAGAGATTCAGAGTGTTTTCCAGTTTAATCGAGTCCGCGAGATCTTTCTCATAGTCTTATGGTGTCGCTCTTGGTGAAATAATGATTCTGGCATGTGGTCCCTGacaatttgtatattttttatcatttacaaaATGATCTTGAGATAAATGTCTTCTTGTTATCTCTTACTttatagcagctgtaaacagATGTTTCTGAgacagaagtgtttttttttcttccctcttaTGTCGTCCAGAAGAAAAAACGTAGTTTGTCATGTTATCAGTAAACAACTTTAGTAAATGTCCTGACTGCTATAGAGCACTTGACGCCGTTGATTAATTCTAGAAGCACACTTAAAGGAAGCACCTTTTTTAAATGAGTTATTAATGCTGCATCTATAATACAAGTCCCTGCTAATTTGCTGATAATGCATCAACTTGGATTAATATATAAACCTTTTACAGACATTTGACTTTCATGACTTCCGCCACAACGGCGGATGGCAGAAATAACGCTTAACCAACGTAAAGTGACTTTATAGTtacttttaaagaaatttatttttgtaacttTGCTTTTTCCTcctgcttggtgtgtttcctctagataatctggtttcctcccacagtcaaatgACGTGCAGATTaatctaattggtgttcccaatttgcccatagtgtgtgcatGAGAGTTTTcgagggcactggtggctcagcgCCTGCCATGCCGAAGGCCCGGATTCGATTCCCAGCCGGTGCccgaaccccagccactggattcagtgctggtcccaagcccggataaaatgggagggttgcgtcaggaagggcatctggcgtaaaacctgtgccaagttgtagtgcggaccgggtattccgctgtggcgacccctgctGCTGAGCGGTCGAAAGAACAACAAGTGTGCATGAGAGTATTGGAAGATGCCGAAAGTCTCCTGGAAACGGCTCCAAGGCCTCGGTACCTTTACCACGGTATGCACCGCCTCACTGTAGGCAGTGTTCATATTTTTCACGCAGATTCTCAAACATATACTGGAACAAAGCTTGCTGCAGACTCCTGCAAAAAGAGTCAATTAGCTTGAAATGATTTGTTTAGAACAGCAGAATTTCGTAACAATACACAGCATAACTGTGTTACTTAATGGAGTCGTATTAAATCTCTTTCGGAATTGTTCTGCCACGTTTTTCAAACTTGGTCCTCACGAACACTTCGGTATAAAATAATTCTCAACTATGAATACTTTTTCCGTCGTTATTTTCAACAACAAAtgcacaacacaacttcctGTTCACTACTGGGGCTGGAGCTGTGCCCTGTCGACGAACACAAATGCATGTTTGAGATACGCGAGTCTCAGTGCTGTATATTTTCGtgcacataatataatataatataataaactggCAACTAATTTGTATCCAAGTATAAATCCCGAGATGGAACTGCATGTAGTACCATGAAAATGTTTCACATGCTTTATAAGGCTTCTCCAAATTGAGATAACTACTTCATTGACTCCTGCATGTGATGTCATTCACCCCTGTGAGTTTATCACGGCTCTTATTTTTACCTTCCACAGTATAATTTATTTAGTGTTGGCGAGCGCACACAGAAAGAAACGGCATGTAAATAATTCAGTGAGACTCGCATAACAAACACCGGAGGAGGTTCAGTAAAATAGCTTTCGTCCATAATAAGCTCACATCAGCACCGATCCTGTGTAAGCATAGCCCGAATTTATGGAGcaaattttaagatttaaatgTAGTAAAGTGCTCTGTTTTATAGCCATCATTAAACTCCCTGAAGCAGGTATTTGAAATGACCTTAGCATGACGTCGGGTAATCTTAGCACTAATGTAGATCTCATAAAGCACGCGGAGCTCCCGAGTGTCCTGATTTGTTCTTTGTGATATGacaatataaaagcaatatcaagATATACACAATTAGGGCGTGATACGTTTGTAATATCGTCCACCTCTAATTGGAGACTAATCAGTTCTCCGCTGCGTTATTAACTAAGCAGACTTTCTTACTCGTGTAGCGCTTCAGTGGAAATGACGGACGTGTCTCGGGTAGGTTTGTAACAGGAGCTCCTTCTCATTTCAAGCTTTAATGTATTCTGATCCGTGTCAGGGCTACACCGGAGTTAGCCAGACGTCCTGTCACAGTCACCTTCTATTTTCCTCTgcgcagtctttttttttttttttttttttaagaactacaAACTTTTTCTGTAACTTTCAAGGATGGAGAACTTTTGGATGTACCAGGAAGATGGGCAAAATGAAGATGAGGTCAGAGGGGGGTGCATTTCAAATGATGTTTGCTTGCGAATTTGCTCTGAAagcatctgtttctcttctTTTACTGAGTCTTTAGATTCATTTGTCCTGATGCCTTAGGTAGAACTTACTCAGCATCAGGGTAATGATGTTAAAATGCTCCAGAAATAGAAATGGATGATCTATCTACTTCTATCTTTATCCGCTCTCTTGTTGATACTGGAGTGAGTCTGCTTTTTCTCTCCGTGTTATACCTGTAAGGGTTTATCTATTGCTGCCTGAAGCgaactttatttcttttattttacccATAAAGCACACTAAATTGAGCAGTTTATGAGGAAATGCATGTTAGAAAAGGTGTATCAGATTCGTATGAGCGTTTAGGGCTTTTAATACTGTTATGAACtagtggttgttttttttgttttgttttttttggatacTATTCCCATCCCTAATACCAAACGCATGTGCAGTAATCTGAAACTTAATCGGTTGTCTCTGTAATGGttttatgtaatgtttttacacttttttttatattagtacAGTTTCTGTTTCTGGGTTGAAAGTCATCATTATGTACAGTGGAATTGTTTATAGAGACAATTATGGGAatcggtggctcagtggttcaGTAGGTGTCTcgtctgccatgtggaaggcgcGGGTTTAGTGCCACAAAGACgattatatattacaatataatgtttattataaatgaatacGGTTTCTATAATGAAACATTAGTTAGAGATGTCTAAGAGTGTTACCATGAGGACAAGACATCATTGTGATGACATTGGtgtgtgagatactgtatatcttataGATAttactttactgtatattttaaagtctaattCCAATATTAGTTGCTGTGGCAAATGTTTTTCCTATTACTTTATCTGGCAGTATAGATTTGGCTGCTTTGCGTAACCCTTCATCTCTATTTGTGTCGTCTTTTAATCCTGATGCATCACATTAACGATCCTCTTTCTGCTCTTTCTCAAGTCTCCAGGCCCAGCTCCCACCTCTCCACAGGGGGCGGAGTCTTCCAGCAGCAACCTGCTGCAGCATGAGGGGAGTGAAAACTTTGAGTCTCCGTCTCCCGCTGGCAAAGAGGTACGAGTCCAGCATGGGACTTCAGGGGCCGATGGCGTggtggtgtgagtgtgtgtctgactGTGTCAGAGAGGAGGAAGTACATGTAatattgaaataatttaaagGAACACTCCACCATTTCCAATATCGTAccaattttggctatagttccagtaatgaaaatattacaatcaagctaaggacatattatgataaacagaatgagcagctcacctttCATATCTTCTGTTCCGAGTCGTTTGTTTGAGtcgactcggactagaagagtcattgagaagaACCGTTCAAtcctgtttcctgtgtactgcactgcatagcgtctatgggagtcacatgacaaaagaacgaacgaccaaaagacatttctgtttcctgtacataacctatggaggttttgcgatgctttgcccTTGcgtgcccagtagaaaatgaacaaatccctctctgagactactcgttctcgAGTCACGGTAAAGACTTGACGGTTCTTCACATCTCTGagcttactgtatgtatgagGAAGAGGACTAATATTGTGCAAATATGTGCCACAACATCCGCAGCAGTTTTAAAAAGATGGGACTTGTTGGCTCTCGTCCTATCCGGTTGCTTGCTGTTGTGTGATGGGGCGAGAGCCAGCTTGTGGGTGAGAATTGGCCAAGACCAACTTGATGAGAAAATGGGGTCAACGTGTTTCTCTGTATTAAGAATAGAACAACAATGGTTTGAATACCTCTAAGTATTTTGCACATCTTGTTTAAAAGTTCCAACTGTTAGACTTTAATAAAAGCATGAGATAGACATGAGAATTATCTTTTTAAAAGTAGCatcatagttttattttaattacattatccAATCTCATCTTAAAAGGTGATGCCATGATACAGATTTAGATTGTAATTCACAAATTGAATTTCTAACAAGGCTCTGTTTTATTGACTGTCACAAAAACTGCTCTTTCTGTTCTTGCCTGAGTTCAGAGAAACACGATTCAGCACGTAATCAACACCTCCATTAAAGACGTTGgataaggtttaaaatgtcaaatgcAGTTGGATTCcttgaattatttaaaagaaatttgtaTGACGGTTCCTGCACACAGGTTTTtagttgctgttgtttttttgttcttgaaaTGGCAGTCGAGGAGGAGCATTGCTTCATTCCCAACATATGTGGAAGGTGAGTTTGGCCATAAATACAAACTGATAGACTGTAAAACGAGCAGCTCAGACCATGTTTGATAATTACgttacataattacattttcatttatcagtgaatgtactgtagatctcTACTTTGATCCGCTCTGGGATTTTCCCTTCGCATGTGTCTCAGTTCCAGGCCCGTGTGACCCAGAGGACCTCATCGACGGCATCATTTTTGCCGCAAACTACCTGGGGTCGACGCAGCTTCTGTCAGACAAGACACCATCGAAGAACGTGCGCATGATGCAGGCTCAAGAGGCCGTCAGTCGCATCAAGGTGAGCGGAGAGCATCCCCTCCTCGCTCAGATTCTGAGTGAAAAACTTTCCTGAGTGAACCTGCGTGTACTTTCAACTTTTTTCTAGTCTTATTTCTGCAAAACACCATAACAAGATCCTCAAGATAAAGGAAACagcaataaatacatttcagtaTGACCCTTTCAGGACGGATAAGGAGTCCCAATTAAAACATACCCTACAGTAAATATTACAGTGATATGCCTCTAATATGCTAGAATGCAGCTCATGCAGTGTATATTTgagaatttatatatttacacccCGCTTAGTAGTTTGCATTTTGTAACGCTGCTATTTTCATGCATTAGCCTATACCAAATAGTTAGAAACAAATCATACGTAAATTCTCCTTTTTGTTATTCTGCCTGCGTTTAAGCCCGACACGTCTATGTGGAATATTTATGTAGAAAGAGTACACCCCGAAGGACTGCAGACGTTCGCCACTTTTCCCCTTTGCATCCCTCTGTAGCATAAAGCACCTACTCCTTCAGTCAGACACATGACTCAGCATTTTCTTCCACCAGCACtgtagctctttttttttttgtccttcatATCAAATGCAGTACCCAGCACCTCCCGTTTTTAAAGTTCATCATTCGAGCATCAGTGTTTTAGGAGAATTTATTATGCAAATGCGGTGTAAAGCCCAATGAGCTATAAAGTGCTGGCAGGTTCATAAATCAGGGTGTCAGGTTCATAAATCAttgctactgtatatagagtaatgtaaaagtaaaagaaaaaaaaaggattgttgaattgaattgaaaaatgtttaaatacaaaCCAGACAGGTTTTGGATTTACAGTAAAAACCCAACTAAAAGCCAGTGTAAACATTCACTATTCTAATGTTAATACACACTGAGCTGATACTAAATCTACATCAGTATGTGTCACTCAGCATCTCTGTACTTACTAAAATTTTACTTgtataaagatattttttacaaaatttatatttcattatacagtacagtgcaaaagtcttgagcaacGCCTCATTtcattcatattttgcttccaaagagccagacgttcttgtatttttaacgtcatcttgaggaatagttccgcaggcttcctgaaggactttttttgttttacctctcattttcagtccagtcccggtttcagtttcagagaaatgttttttgtttgttaagctgcACAGGGacatatgaatcatttaagcatgaaAAGCATCTAATTTGTTggaaacagatgagaggggaaatgaggttgctgctgaggttgttacataaacaaccaatttatATATTGTTCCCTTAGGAACTTTGGAGCATGGCGCAGTAAAACTAGTAGCTCATCTTCACATCAGGTCCGTTATTATTGAAgttaactaataataaaattattgttatattatgAATTTGTTATAAAAAACTGGAATGGAATGGAGGATGGTGAATACAAGATTATGGATACATTCTTACAGTAAGTGGACTAATTACAGTTATAGGAAAGATTTTGCAATATTAAAATCCTTAAAACTTAAGCAGCACAGATCTGTGCCAGCAACACGGCGTTAGTTATAATAaacgataaaaaaaacaaaaatgcttatACTGTGTGTGTCAACAGAGGGGGCTTCAAACATCGAGTACATTTGGGTTTTCAGATATGTCGGGTAGAACCAAGGTTATCATTAGTCTTAAATTGCAGAACAGTTTACTGCTACCggaatatgaatatgaaatagCAAAAATGCCagtattcttattattttcggTAACAAAAGCtccgtttaatttttttgcttagtcaCGTTTGTATAGTAGATTATCATATAGCCTGTCTGGTGTTGATGATAAAGGatgtcactgtactgtatactgcacaatctatatatatatatatatatatatatatatatatatatatatatatatatatatatatatctacacTTATTAAAACACGGTAATGcaaacaaaattgcttaaaatgCTTAAGAGCTATACATATAATCAGTATTGCAGTGTCAAAATTAAAGTCAATAAAGAAAGAATTACCAAATCAAATTCAAAGTAGGCTCAGAAACAGCTTATTGACAGACACAGAAACGGTGCGTTTGGAAGAGAAGTGAAATGAATAATTCAGATATGAAAACCTATGTTATCTGAGGGGTATTGTTAATACAATATGGGCCTTCTATGTATTATAGTATGTATTATGTCAATGTTACTTGAACCTTTCTCAGGACAAAATGATCTGAATCTATAATGAAATTTGATTAGTGTcctatttacattattttactcTTTGTAAGAAATTCAAATGCTTAATTTAGACCTACTGAAGAGACCCATTGAAAATGCAGCCTCCTAACAGAGTTGTGATCCTTCCTGGTATTTTACCTGCCCTAGTGAGTgctaatgaataataaatggcACCACACCCTGGTAATGTCACCGCTCACATAGCTGAAGAAGCCCATCTGTCTGAGCAGGGTGTTGAATTATTTCTCCATcgaggtggtgtgtgtgatgttccagtTCTAAGTGGGCCAAGTCACTTGTTATTTATGTAGCTGACACTTCCCTCAAGCATTACCTTTGACTAGTGACACAATATCCCATTTCTATTAAAGATTCTATTTAGGGATTTAATCTAATGTCAGCGTTTGATCTAtacttttttcttcctcttatcACGGCACGGTGAATCCTCCGTTGGTTTGTCGGATCACGTCGGTCTTCTGCCATATCAAAACCCAGCCCTGTTCTTTTATACGGTTGAATGAGAACACTCACATACATCCCATTAATTATTCATGTTCCGAGACATTCTTTCATAACTTGATTGCCTCATGTGACATCAtcctgaaaaacaaaagaagatcCATGACACAGTGTCTCTCACTCTCAGTTTAATTTCGCAGTAGGTTTCAATCTGCTTTGTACAGCTCCGACCTTTTGACAGAATGTGCTGTATTTCGATTGCAACAACATTTGAAAAAATGCAAGTGGGCCATCTTGTGGTGAAAGGggaattactttaaaaaagagCATCAGCTAAATATAAATCACATCATTGAAATGTTTGAAATTACATTggatttcattattttacaatttttttaatgtccATCTCAATTGCAGACTTGTCTTACTAAGGTATGTCACCTATTGCTTcattaaaactcttttttttttccggttTGTGTGTATTATAGTCGGTGACAgttggccacacacacacacacacacacacacccagcagTGTAGCTTGGGTCATCTGGGCTCTCTGCCGCTCTAACCATGTTCCTGTCTCTGTTTGTTCCATGCCAAGCAGACGGCCCAGAAATTAGCCAAAAACAGGAAGAAGGTGCAGTAAACCATCATCCGTTTGGTGTTTTGCTTTTCCCCCCACCCACtctctttcttcttccttttctttttcttgttctttttttgtttttggcttgTGCACTGTATTTCTGAATCcagcaacatactgtatcacaGTCCTTTCGTGTCAGACATTTGTCTGTTAAATGTGTACCATTGTTTTCATCTCATATCCAACATGAATCTTGAAACACATCGGAAAAAAGGTAGAGCccgtattttatttttttaaatttatttaatttttatttttcacattttcaattatttttgcTGGATACAGAAAATATAGGCTTCTGCTACGTTCTTATCTTTTTGGGCTCAATTTTTCCTAAAGTCATGTGCTGTGttggtgtttttcttttcctaagaCCTGCCCCCGACAGTTCTGACTTTTGCTATGCCACTCATGTATGTGTTCCGTATTGGATGACTCTGTCACTCCTTTCATTTCTTCTGTCTGCCTACACAAACACTAAACAAGCCTTTTAGATGGGGGGATGACACTAACCACCATCGCACTAACCCCAGCCTGCTGGCCGTAAAGAAGctgcagagatttttttttgcacttgatTAGATATTACTGGGAAAGAAGCCATGTTCTTTACAAAGCTGGCCAAggtcactaaaaaaaaaagaaggattaTT encodes:
- the apba1a gene encoding amyloid-beta A4 precursor protein-binding family A member 1; the protein is MSHQEVPLGCEPAEVTEADLGRREQPSSQRRRHENSGRSRHHHNGNGGENQSGSQRQRRHEGSEGTGRPRSSRRTPEEGDMEQQQVLRPIPRPAVSRYRRQGDTEARLRAQQQRQRQRERERQQREAERAEQQRLEDEEDDHSALERSASTESGFHNHTDQAEGDAVMALEAEPEDEGMYGVALRPEAEEYAESAESEQQPQYPPQPPPLPHEPLQNMERPTRLEAEALNPGYSNYVYAQPRAEDQPYSEPYADYEVQEHVYEEIPGATEGDTPQQRRAGLRLLERDSYGQQEAVGSRLHHYDERSDGESDSPEKEAEFAPYPRTDSCEQDEDAEHVMDEGKESLRSRSLEHPAPEQGKDRHKDDEQTDEGKDLEAGNEGGKGEDGRSTMSSPSEESAQVRSSRQKRDAISLAIKDIKEAIEEVKSRTVRSPYTPDEPKEPIWVMRQDLSPSMESDLQPPLGGDSPGPAPTSPQGAESSSSNLLQHEGSENFESPSPAGKESRRSIASFPTYVEVPGPCDPEDLIDGIIFAANYLGSTQLLSDKTPSKNVRMMQAQEAVSRIKTAQKLAKNRKKAPEGETQPMTEVDLFISTQRIKVLNADSQETMMDHPLRTISYIADIGNIVVLMARRRMPRSDSQENVEASDPAQDEKRQYKMICHVFESEDAQLIAQSIGQAFSVAYQEFLRANGINPEDLSQKEYSDLLNTQDMYNDDLIHFSKSENCKDVYIEKQKGEILGVVIVESGWGSILPTVIIANMMHAGPAEKSGRLNIGDQIMSINGTSLVGLPLSTCQSIIKGLKNQSRIKLNIVRCPPVTTVLIRRPDLRYQLGFSVQNGIICSLMRGGIAERGGVRVGHRIIEINSQSVVATPHEKIVHILSNAVGEIHMKTMPAAMYRLLTAQEQPVYI